In Limibacter armeniacum, a single window of DNA contains:
- a CDS encoding head maturation protease, ClpP-related: MLNSEGLTTRHNEHMNQPYKIYYGVNAAGKKAPKEATIKIYGDIGGFDWDTWRSTNTFQQFTKELESLPEDITRINARIHSLGGSVYHGIMIINSMRQHKAEVHTYIDGVAMSMGAFTAFSGNKVYAANNSVIMIHSGSTSAFGNAVKMREVADTLEKWDRQMAQTIADKTGMSVDEAMAKYMDGNDHYLTAQEALELKLIDEITDFNNDDMPEDAKALGAEGIAAHFQKHGWNGKMVATGGSEQEPGQTPESFADFMAQMKDFFSRLTGNISPAASLQTTAKHTDDMNLDKLNFLLSGDLSKGVNLSKEQAETLKDSLNGYSGELFSAEERDSAVTAATAEKDTQITALQQEIADLKAQLADEPATRPTVQVEDPDNVTAAGGTEKVVTADGHELAAAPDFI, encoded by the coding sequence ATGCTGAACAGCGAAGGCTTAACAACGAGACACAATGAGCATATGAACCAACCTTATAAAATATACTATGGTGTAAATGCGGCAGGCAAAAAAGCCCCAAAAGAAGCCACCATCAAAATCTATGGAGATATCGGTGGGTTTGATTGGGACACATGGCGAAGCACCAACACCTTCCAGCAGTTTACAAAAGAACTTGAAAGTCTTCCGGAAGATATCACCAGAATCAATGCGAGAATCCATTCTCTCGGAGGAAGTGTGTATCACGGTATTATGATCATTAACTCAATGCGTCAGCACAAGGCCGAGGTACACACCTATATCGATGGTGTGGCTATGTCAATGGGAGCATTTACAGCCTTCTCCGGAAATAAGGTTTATGCTGCAAATAATTCGGTGATCATGATTCACTCCGGCTCCACTAGCGCCTTTGGAAACGCAGTAAAAATGAGAGAAGTGGCAGATACGCTTGAAAAGTGGGACCGACAAATGGCGCAAACCATAGCCGACAAGACTGGTATGTCTGTCGATGAAGCCATGGCAAAATACATGGACGGCAATGACCACTATCTCACAGCTCAGGAAGCATTGGAATTAAAACTTATTGATGAGATCACCGACTTCAATAATGATGATATGCCAGAAGATGCTAAAGCACTTGGAGCCGAAGGTATTGCGGCACACTTCCAGAAACACGGCTGGAATGGTAAAATGGTAGCCACTGGCGGCAGTGAACAGGAACCAGGGCAAACGCCCGAATCCTTTGCCGACTTTATGGCACAAATGAAAGATTTCTTCTCAAGGCTGACGGGCAACATTTCGCCTGCTGCCTCATTGCAAACAACGGCTAAACATACAGATGATATGAATCTTGACAAATTGAATTTCCTGTTATCAGGAGACTTGAGCAAAGGGGTAAACCTTTCCAAAGAGCAGGCGGAAACGCTGAAGGACAGCCTAAACGGGTACTCAGGCGAGTTATTCTCCGCCGAGGAAAGAGACAGTGCGGTGACTGCTGCCACTGCAGAGAAAGACACGCAAATCACGGCACTGCAACAGGAAATCGCAGACCTGAAAGCGCAACTGGCAGATGAGCCGGCTACACGCCCAACAGTTCAGGTGGAAGACCCGGACAACGTTACAGCAGCTGGAGGCACTGAAAAGGTAGTGACTGCCGATGGCCATGAGCTGGCAGCAGCTCCTGACTTTATTTAA
- a CDS encoding phage tail protein, which produces MLKSIIIQGGDHLGGIDRFWFAEADSVIFSEPNESGVLTDPVSFTGTSWLEIQLQKGSGGFTAPMSHTKHGEIYTHAMAGIVPEVSEEVAADLSLMKKYRYILCVKDNDGNYWLAGTPEQPLTFSYKKDSLRAPGELANHSIEFGGKVYHKPISYQPEEKYLPDFETEAVIENLTAINVQGGVQLDWTLTPASEPGILEIYRKMDGGNYQKVGEAADFATTFTDTTIADNTHYTYVVSWLAAVGLNSNEADVTTLDADLSASFLGDTVTVTFGAASTQEILYKIGAGEAQSFNTGAAEVITGVAGKQLRFYATNAALITSVVFDDTVNPQAFGNLLIKGSFTALQIFQLKDGNLTGFAFGSWVQQAGYTLDLTNSIVSVADADKLVNALIEANGGTVTDDGAGNYTGDPGIGTSANTRSIDIGSLSVNIAVSQSQPDKLLLSKIQALGTPSIDGVGFEVTTIRTVCDSAMDFDFSAIGSTDTVSQLSNWIEQATELNLENMSVSDFLNFTFELRFDDPSTGIETKATGLQNIDTYLKGSEFQNYFNTLFDNGQYEDEVEMKRYTVVAKRAQESNDSQCRLSYLKYPTTLEGRTCGTVVDVTKVGAFALYSMTKMQSNYNGPVFQDTDLNDYDFANKPTVVVTIETLYSQTNKCDLERFNSVDQYIPEEDAILIGYGGGDPHYLSDLTGVNEDFSDITICCNVKSLGQSGTQRVVAFSWYDNDGKLNNIQILKSGQGLTGNDRYDNGTINAFSFTSSLSQSEYSLAFLTINTVTGEMKGYLNGYNEVLSTVSVVKKYVSGKSIYAGYTQNNDTLCDFIAVYPKILNQAEMEDLYNRLQN; this is translated from the coding sequence ATGCTGAAATCGATCATAATTCAAGGGGGTGATCACCTTGGTGGCATAGACCGCTTCTGGTTTGCTGAGGCAGACAGCGTGATTTTTTCTGAGCCAAACGAGAGCGGGGTCTTAACGGACCCCGTTTCTTTTACTGGCACATCATGGCTGGAGATCCAGCTGCAGAAAGGTTCGGGCGGTTTTACAGCGCCCATGTCCCACACCAAGCATGGGGAAATCTACACCCATGCCATGGCGGGTATTGTTCCGGAAGTTTCAGAGGAAGTGGCGGCAGACCTTTCCTTGATGAAAAAGTACCGGTATATACTTTGTGTAAAAGACAATGATGGCAACTACTGGTTGGCGGGCACACCCGAACAGCCTCTGACTTTCTCCTACAAGAAGGACAGCCTTCGAGCACCTGGAGAGCTTGCCAACCACAGCATTGAGTTTGGCGGGAAGGTCTACCATAAGCCGATCAGCTACCAACCGGAAGAGAAATACCTGCCTGACTTTGAGACCGAAGCGGTAATCGAAAACCTGACGGCCATCAATGTACAGGGTGGCGTTCAGCTGGACTGGACACTGACACCGGCATCTGAGCCGGGCATACTGGAGATATACCGAAAGATGGACGGGGGCAATTACCAAAAAGTGGGAGAAGCGGCAGACTTTGCCACCACCTTCACGGACACCACCATCGCAGACAATACCCACTATACCTATGTGGTGAGCTGGCTGGCTGCAGTAGGCCTGAACTCCAACGAGGCAGACGTCACCACACTGGATGCTGATCTTTCTGCCAGTTTCTTGGGCGATACGGTCACGGTTACCTTTGGGGCAGCTAGCACACAAGAGATCCTCTATAAGATTGGTGCCGGGGAAGCGCAAAGCTTCAATACTGGAGCGGCAGAAGTCATTACTGGCGTTGCCGGCAAGCAGCTGCGGTTTTACGCCACCAATGCAGCACTAATCACCTCTGTGGTATTTGACGACACCGTCAATCCGCAGGCATTCGGTAACCTGCTGATCAAGGGCAGCTTTACGGCACTACAGATCTTCCAGCTAAAGGATGGTAACCTGACAGGTTTTGCCTTTGGTAGCTGGGTACAACAGGCTGGCTATACGCTGGACCTTACGAACTCCATTGTAAGTGTGGCAGATGCAGACAAGCTGGTCAATGCGTTGATAGAAGCCAATGGCGGAACGGTCACCGATGACGGCGCCGGCAACTATACCGGTGATCCGGGCATTGGTACCAGCGCCAATACTCGAAGCATTGATATCGGAAGCCTATCAGTAAACATTGCCGTTAGCCAGAGCCAGCCCGACAAGCTGCTGCTTAGCAAGATTCAGGCATTGGGTACACCAAGTATTGATGGTGTTGGTTTTGAGGTAACCACTATCCGGACGGTTTGCGACTCTGCCATGGATTTTGATTTTTCGGCCATCGGCTCCACTGACACCGTTTCACAGCTGAGTAACTGGATTGAGCAGGCTACTGAACTGAACCTCGAAAACATGAGTGTCTCAGACTTCCTGAACTTTACTTTTGAGTTGCGTTTTGATGATCCGAGTACAGGAATAGAAACCAAGGCTACAGGTTTGCAGAATATCGATACCTACCTGAAGGGATCGGAGTTTCAAAATTACTTCAATACCCTGTTTGACAATGGGCAGTATGAGGATGAGGTGGAAATGAAGCGCTATACAGTTGTAGCAAAGCGGGCACAGGAGTCTAATGATAGTCAATGCAGGTTAAGTTACCTGAAATACCCTACAACTTTGGAGGGCAGGACATGTGGAACTGTTGTGGATGTTACTAAAGTGGGTGCTTTTGCGCTTTACTCCATGACCAAAATGCAAAGCAACTACAACGGGCCTGTCTTTCAGGACACTGACTTGAATGATTACGACTTTGCCAATAAGCCTACAGTTGTTGTAACGATTGAGACGTTGTACAGCCAAACCAATAAATGTGACTTAGAACGCTTCAATTCAGTTGATCAATACATACCTGAAGAGGATGCAATACTGATAGGTTATGGCGGTGGAGATCCGCATTACCTATCCGACTTGACAGGGGTAAATGAAGATTTCTCAGATATCACAATTTGCTGTAACGTTAAGTCATTAGGGCAGTCCGGTACCCAAAGGGTTGTTGCCTTTTCATGGTATGACAATGATGGGAAATTGAATAATATTCAGATCCTAAAGAGTGGTCAAGGTCTCACTGGAAATGACCGCTATGACAATGGAACCATCAATGCCTTTTCTTTTACATCCAGCCTCAGCCAATCGGAATATTCCCTTGCCTTTTTGACTATCAATACGGTAACTGGAGAGATGAAAGGATATTTGAATGGGTATAATGAAGTTTTAAGTACCGTCTCGGTTGTAAAAAAATATGTCAGTGGCAAGAGTATATATGCAGGATATACTCAAAACAATGATACGCTATGTGATTTCATTGCTGTATATCCCAAGATATTGAACCAAGCTGAAATGGAGGACCTATATAACAGATTACAAAATTAA